A single genomic interval of Deltaproteobacteria bacterium harbors:
- a CDS encoding LysR family transcriptional regulator — protein sequence MPLALEGLRCFVEAARLLSFRAAARAVALSPAALGQRIRQLEEELGVRLFQRTTRTVVLTEAGLGLLPQATRALAAVEECRRAGRGELGPAPLEIVLGTRHELGLSWVVPLLERLERAHPALTVHLYFGSGADLVRSVRSLAIDCAITSSRLTDPKLDAYRLHEEKYVFVGQRELLLRQPLRHEADARAHTLFDAAEELPLFRYWRDAPGGIDSLRFGRIVRLGTIAAIRALVLRGKGVAVLPHYFVRQPLAAGEVRRILPKVRPLSDHFRLVFRGDDPKRSLYASLAKTLCGVPLK from the coding sequence GCCCGTCTGCTCAGCTTCCGCGCGGCGGCCCGCGCCGTGGCGCTCTCCCCGGCGGCTCTGGGCCAACGCATACGTCAGCTCGAAGAGGAGCTCGGCGTGCGCCTCTTTCAGCGCACCACACGGACCGTGGTGCTGACCGAGGCGGGGCTCGGCCTCCTCCCCCAGGCCACCCGCGCGCTCGCCGCCGTCGAGGAGTGTCGGCGCGCCGGCCGAGGCGAGCTGGGCCCGGCGCCCCTCGAGATCGTCCTCGGCACGCGCCACGAGCTCGGGTTGTCGTGGGTCGTGCCGCTGCTCGAGCGCCTCGAGCGGGCACACCCCGCCCTCACCGTGCACCTGTACTTCGGCTCGGGGGCCGACCTCGTTCGCAGCGTGCGCAGCCTGGCGATCGACTGCGCCATCACCTCGTCCCGCCTGACGGACCCGAAGCTGGACGCGTACCGGCTCCACGAGGAGAAGTACGTCTTCGTCGGCCAGCGCGAGCTCCTCCTGCGCCAGCCGCTGCGCCACGAGGCCGACGCGCGGGCCCACACGCTCTTCGACGCCGCCGAGGAGCTGCCCCTCTTTCGCTACTGGCGCGACGCCCCCGGTGGCATCGACAGCCTGCGCTTCGGGCGCATCGTGCGGCTCGGCACCATCGCCGCCATCCGCGCCCTCGTGCTGCGCGGCAAGGGGGTGGCGGTCCTGCCCCACTACTTCGTCCGGCAGCCTCTCGCCGCCGGAGAGGTGCGCCGCATCCTGCCCAAGGTGCGGCCCCTGTCGGACCATTTCCGCCTCGTCTTTCGAGGAGACGATCCCAAGCGCAGCCTCTACGCCAGCCTGGCGAAGACCCTCTGCGGCGTGCCGCTGAAGTAG